CTGGTCGAGTACAAGCGGGAGATTCACAGCAATTCCCTCAAGATATGGAGTGCGGCCTGCTCAACGGGACAGGAGCCGTACTCGATCGCCATGACACTGTACGAGACGCTGGGCGAAAACCTCGACGGATTCCGGGTCAGCATACTGGCGACGGACATAGACAGGGAGGCCCTGTCGGTGGCCATGAAGGGAGAATACCCCGTGGATGTCATTGAGAAGCAGATACCCAGGAGCATGATACCGAAGTACTTCACCCGCGTAAGCGACGAGCGGTACAGGGTCTCACCGAAGATAAAACGCCTGGTCAAGTTCCGGCAGTTCAACCTCTTCAGCACCACGTACCCGAAGGGGTTCGATATTATATTCATCCGCAACGTGCTCATATACATAAAAAGGGACGCCCAAGAGGAGATATTTGCCAAACTTTATGATTCGCTGGAGGATCACGGGTATCTCGTACTCGGCAAGACCGAGACGATCCTCGGCAATGCCGCCAGGATGTTTAGGTTGTATGACCTCGTTGCAAGGATCTATCGCAAAAATCTGGAGGTGAAAAAACATGGCAAAGGTTTTGGTGGTGGATGATGCCGCTTTCATGCGCATGTTGCTGAAGAAGATACTGACCCAGGGCGGCCACCAGGTCGTTGGGGAGGCAGGCAACGGAAAGGAAGCGGTCCAGAAGTACCAGGAACTGAAGCCGGACGTGGTCACCATGGACATTGTCATGCCAGAGATGGACGGCATTACGGCGGTTCAGGAGATAAAGAAGCTCGACCCCAACGCCAAGATAATAATGATCACCGCGGTGGGGCAGGAAGGAAAGGTCATGGAGGCCCTCAAGGCAGGGGCTTCGGGGTACATAGTCAAGCCGTTCCAGGCCCCCAAGGTGCTCGAGGAGATAGCCAGAGTACTGTCCAGCTGAGGGTGGATTTTGATGCCACTGAGCTCCCCCTCTCGAAAAATCCGGGTACTGGTCGTCGACGACTCCGCGTTCATGAGAAAGATACTCCGGGACATCATAAATTCGGATCCCGAGCTGGAGGTCTGCTGCGAAGCCAGGGACGGTATTGAGGCCATCAGTCTGGCAAAGCTCCACAGGCCGGACGTCGTGACGCTTGACATTGAAATGCCCAAGATGAACGGCCTCGACGCCCTCCGGGTTATAATGAAGCAGACCCCCCTCCCGGTCATAATGGTGAGCGCCCTGACCCAGGAGGGCGCCGAGGCCACCATCAAAGCCCTGGAGTACGGGGCGATAGACTTCATTCCCAAGCCGAGCTCCTCCATCTCCATCAACATGAAAGAGATGCGGGACGAGATAACGGCGAAGATCAAAGAGGCCGCCAGAGTTCCAAGACGGTTCCTGGAGCTCAGAAGAATGAGACTGCTCAGGTCACAGAAGGTCAAAACCAGAAAACCCAGTGTCCCGGCAAAGACCGTTGTCACCATAGCGTCCTCCACAGGGGGCCCGCAATCTCTGCTGAGGATCTTTCCAAAATTCCCCGAGAACCTGAAAGCCGCGATACTGCTCGTCCAGCACATGCCACCCGGATTCACAAAGTCCTTTGCGAAGAGACTCGACAGTCTGAGCAGGATAGACGTCAAAGAGGCGGAGGACGGGGATACAATAGAGGAAGGGAAGGCCTACGTGGCGCCCGGGGATTACCACATGGAGGTGCAGATGAGGGCAGGAAAGCCCGTCATAACGCTCAACAAGAAACCGAAAATACACGGCGTGCGGCCTGCCGCCGACCCCATGATGATAACCGCCGCGGAGGTGTTCGGGCGCAGGACGGTCGGTGTCGTCATGACCGGAATGGGCAAGGACGGTGCCCAGGGAATCATTGCCATCAAGAAGAAAGGGGGCATCACGATAGCGCAGGACAGGGAAACCTCAATAATCTTCGGAATGCCCAAGGCAGCCATAGAGACCGGCATGGTGGACCATGTCGTCCCCCTGGATAAAATCGCCGAGACTGTGGTGATGGCAGTAAACAAAGTTAACCGGGGTGGTGCCGGTGGAAGATCTTTCGCAGTATCTAGATGAGTTCCTCGCCGACGCGAGGGATAGGATAGACAGCCTGAGCAACGCCATACTAACGCTGGAGAAAATCGTCAGGGACGGGGGCAGCGAGGAAGAGAAGAAGGCCATGATAGACCAGATTTTCCGCGATGCCCACACACTAAAGGGCACGGCCGCCACGATGGGCTTCATGAAGCTCAGCGAGGTTGCCCACAAGATGGAGAACCTCTTTGACCTCGTGAGGAGCGGAAAGGTGGAGCCGACGCCTGGACTCATCGACGTACTTCTGGAGTTTCTCGACGCCATTGAGGCAATGGTCGACAGCATAGAGGAGAACGGCAACGAGGGAGATTTTGACGTAGAGGAGCTGTTCGCCAAGGCGGAGAGGTTCTTTGGCGGAGGAGAAGGTGCCAAACGCGAGAGTGGCCCCGCAGAGGAGGCGGCACCCCCTGCGGAACCTCCCACAGGGGAGGAGAGCGAGGGAGGAGGCGAAGCCCCCGGGAGTGAGGCCCCTGAGGGAAGCATCCCGGGCAGGGTATACCGTGTTAGAGTCCACTTCCACAAAGACGCCCAGCTGAGGGGCATCAGGGGATTCCTGATACTCTCCGACCTGGAAGGCATCGGCGAAGTCCTCGAGACCACCCCCGATCGGAGCGTCATTGAAGACGGAAAAGCCGATGTGGATGTACTTGAATTCGTAATCGCGACCGAAGAGAGCCCCGAGAAGATAAAAACTATCGTGACCCGGCATCCCGAGGTCAAGGATGCCGAGGTCGAGGTGCAGGGACAGGCCGCAGGCGAGGGTGCGAAAACGTACACGGTCACAGTGTACGTGCAGAAAGACGCCCCCCTCAAAGGGGTGCGCTCGTATCTGGTCCTCCAGGATCTTCAAAAGATAGGGGACGTTCAGAGAACCATCCCCGACCCCATTGCGATTCAGAACGGAGAGCTAATCGACGGGCACTATTTCAGGGTTCTGCTCGTCTCGAACGTTTCTCAGGAGGAGATATCCAAGACGGTTCTCAAGCATCCCGATGTTCAGGACGTTGAAATCACCGAGGGCGATGTCATCGATGCCCAAAGGCCCGTCCAGGAGAGCCCATCAAAAGAAAAAGCTCCCAGCACTACGGAAACCAAGACCCCCAAAAAGAAGAAACCTCCCTCGACCCCCAAGGTGAAGGTCTCCAAGATAATCAAGGTCGACGTCGGCCATCTGGACAGGCTGATGAACCTCGTCGGTGAGCTGGTCATCACGAAGGGCAGGCTGGAGCAGATAGCGGAGAGGCTCGGCGACAGGGAACTCCTGGAGACCCTCTCAACCCTCTCAAGGCTCCTCACCGAGCTTCAGGACGAGATCATGGAGATGCGCCTCACGCCGGTGGCGGAAGTCTTCAACAAGTTCCCGCGTATGGTTCGCGAGCTGGCGAGAAAGATGGGCAAGGAGGTCGAGTTTGTCATAGAGGGCGCGGATATAGAGGTGGACAGAACGATACTCGACAAACTCGGTGATGTTCTCGTCCATCTCCTGAGGAACGCCATAGACCACGGAATAGAGGCGCCGGAGGAGAGGGAAAAGCTTGGAAAGCCACGCGCGGGCAGGCTCGAACTCATTGCCAGGCGTGAGAGAAGCCACGTTGAGATCATAGTAAAGGACGACGGTCGTGGCATCGATCCCGAGAAGATAAAGAGGAAGGCGCTGGAGAAGGGCCTCATCACCCCCGAGCAGGCCATGGAGATGAGCGACGAGGAGGCAATAAACCTGATATTCCTTCCAGGGTTCAGCACCAAAGAGCAGGTAACGGACGTCTCCGGAAGGGGCGTTGGCATGGACGTCGTCAAGGACGTCGTCAAGAGCCTCAACGGAAGCATATCCGTCCAGAGCAAGGTTGGGAAGGGGAGTACGTTCGTTCTAAAGCTGCCTGTGAGCATGGCCATCATCCAGGCGCTGCTCATTGAGGTCCGGGGAGAGGTCTACGCGGTTCCGATAAACAACATACTCGAGAGCATAGAGATCAGGCGTGA
The DNA window shown above is from Thermococcus sp. JdF3 and carries:
- a CDS encoding chemotaxis protein CheW — encoded protein: MEDLSQYLDEFLADARDRIDSLSNAILTLEKIVRDGGSEEEKKAMIDQIFRDAHTLKGTAATMGFMKLSEVAHKMENLFDLVRSGKVEPTPGLIDVLLEFLDAIEAMVDSIEENGNEGDFDVEELFAKAERFFGGGEGAKRESGPAEEAAPPAEPPTGEESEGGGEAPGSEAPEGSIPGRVYRVRVHFHKDAQLRGIRGFLILSDLEGIGEVLETTPDRSVIEDGKADVDVLEFVIATEESPEKIKTIVTRHPEVKDAEVEVQGQAAGEGAKTYTVTVYVQKDAPLKGVRSYLVLQDLQKIGDVQRTIPDPIAIQNGELIDGHYFRVLLVSNVSQEEISKTVLKHPDVQDVEITEGDVIDAQRPVQESPSKEKAPSTTETKTPKKKKPPSTPKVKVSKIIKVDVGHLDRLMNLVGELVITKGRLEQIAERLGDRELLETLSTLSRLLTELQDEIMEMRLTPVAEVFNKFPRMVRELARKMGKEVEFVIEGADIEVDRTILDKLGDVLVHLLRNAIDHGIEAPEEREKLGKPRAGRLELIARRERSHVEIIVKDDGRGIDPEKIKRKALEKGLITPEQAMEMSDEEAINLIFLPGFSTKEQVTDVSGRGVGMDVVKDVVKSLNGSISVQSKVGKGSTFVLKLPVSMAIIQALLIEVRGEVYAVPINNILESIEIRRENLRSIGGKEVIVLRGEIIPVIMLHELFGLPVPEKDEFPAIIIDLGAQKVAVGVDKLLHKKDIVIKSLGKMLSHISGFAGATILGDGSVVLIIEINGLLGGGRGGL
- a CDS encoding response regulator: MAKVLVVDDAAFMRMLLKKILTQGGHQVVGEAGNGKEAVQKYQELKPDVVTMDIVMPEMDGITAVQEIKKLDPNAKIIMITAVGQEGKVMEALKAGASGYIVKPFQAPKVLEEIARVLSS
- a CDS encoding protein-glutamate O-methyltransferase CheR yields the protein MMDVKDPGYIRIKRELFRHLKVSSDAYKDTYLVRRIRARMRKLGIASYTEYYRLIKANRSELDELLLTVAINVTEFFRDPVVWKTLEKKILPELVEYKREIHSNSLKIWSAACSTGQEPYSIAMTLYETLGENLDGFRVSILATDIDREALSVAMKGEYPVDVIEKQIPRSMIPKYFTRVSDERYRVSPKIKRLVKFRQFNLFSTTYPKGFDIIFIRNVLIYIKRDAQEEIFAKLYDSLEDHGYLVLGKTETILGNAARMFRLYDLVARIYRKNLEVKKHGKGFGGG
- a CDS encoding chemotaxis response regulator protein-glutamate methylesterase; amino-acid sequence: MPLSSPSRKIRVLVVDDSAFMRKILRDIINSDPELEVCCEARDGIEAISLAKLHRPDVVTLDIEMPKMNGLDALRVIMKQTPLPVIMVSALTQEGAEATIKALEYGAIDFIPKPSSSISINMKEMRDEITAKIKEAARVPRRFLELRRMRLLRSQKVKTRKPSVPAKTVVTIASSTGGPQSLLRIFPKFPENLKAAILLVQHMPPGFTKSFAKRLDSLSRIDVKEAEDGDTIEEGKAYVAPGDYHMEVQMRAGKPVITLNKKPKIHGVRPAADPMMITAAEVFGRRTVGVVMTGMGKDGAQGIIAIKKKGGITIAQDRETSIIFGMPKAAIETGMVDHVVPLDKIAETVVMAVNKVNRGGAGGRSFAVSR